The following are encoded together in the Thunnus maccoyii chromosome 18, fThuMac1.1, whole genome shotgun sequence genome:
- the LOC121884944 gene encoding mannose-binding protein C-like codes for MRLCLLLCVLCLMAPVGYSQLPGPPGPPGPPGPPGPPGRAGRVGYRGPRGIPGLPGRDGHDGFAVMCGRDLLDFVDKDLEALKKSFSKLELAVKHDFVRRVGQKYFVSNKERGSFSQAIEFCSQQDLELALPRNEEENSALTQLFGEVDKMVWIYVNNKKAEGHFETDMKNRRLTFTKWGEGQPNGSVGDMGCTMLSENGVWRVSQDCSLNAYIICQI; via the exons ATGAGGCTGTGTCTCCTGCTCTGCGTCCTCTGCCTGATGGCTCCTGTTGGCTACAGTCAGCTTCCAGGTCCTCCTGGTCCTCCTGGTCCTCCTGGTCCTCCTGGTCCCCCAG GACGGGCGGGACGTGTTGGATATCGTGGACCCCGTGGAATCCCTGGACTCCCTGGACGTGATGGACATGATGGATTTGCTGTAATGTGTGGACGAG ATCTACTTGACTTTGTTGACAAGGACCTTGAAGCCTTAAAGAAAAGCTTTTCTAAGTTGGAGCTGG ctgtaaagCACGACTTTGTCCGGAGAGTTGGTCAGAAatactttgtgtcaaacaaggAGAGAGGCTCTTTCTCCCAGGCCATCGAGTTCTGCTCCCAACAAGACTTAGAGCTGGCTTTGCCCAGGAACGAGGAGGAGAACAGCGCACTGACTCAGCTGTTTGGTGAAGTGGACAAAATGGTCTGGATCTATGTCAACAATAAAAAAGCAGAGGGTCATTTTGAGACAGATATGAAAAACCGTCGTCTGACCTTCACCAAATGGGGTGAAGGGCAGCCAAACGGATCTGTCGGGGATATGGGCTGCACCATGCTGTCAGAAAACGGCGTCTGGCGAGTGTCACAAGATTGCTCTCTGAATGCTTACATCATTTGTCAGATATAA